The following are from one region of the Etheostoma spectabile isolate EspeVRDwgs_2016 chromosome 2, UIUC_Espe_1.0, whole genome shotgun sequence genome:
- the LOC116698320 gene encoding calcium uptake protein 3, mitochondrial isoform X5 → MAAFRRVAALAGKLNLLSAARNELVGGQTARGGRTRRCLAVGMCLATGGAVALYFYNDMTVGRGRKRMGSHSISGLLPSIPTVEAKEKARLFDFEDGDVYMSSHEHRFRMFSSVEYDGQLYMTPQNFIESVTMNEPRIKRPWRSLAKQELEKVLSETPPVWRGSSKLFRNLRERGIISYTEYLFLLCILTKPHAGFKIAFNMFDQTATGGCKREFLVLQEIFRKKNEKKGRKGDAEKSAQLSMQLYGYQVAPMNSVLKKDSQEFVARSYWDVLRRSASQVLFSDLAERTDESITIDTTLLVHFFGKKGKAELTFDDFYRFMDNLQTEVLEIEFLTYSKGMTTISEEDFAKILLRFTNVENISAYLENVRQCIPDEKGITFDEFRSFFQFLNNLEDFAIAMQMYNFASRSIGQDEFARAVYVATGLKLTRHLVHTIFKIFDVDHDDQLSYKEFIGIMKDRLHRGGRGYKSLERATSFRSCLKRELAGSR, encoded by the exons ATGGCCGCGTTCCGCAGAGTGGCAGCGCTGGCCGGTAAGCTGAACCTCTTGTCGGCAGCGAGAAACGAGCTCGTTGGTGGTCAAACGGCCAGGGGAGGAAGAACACGGAGGTGTCTGGCTGTCGGGATGTGTCTTGCAACGGGAGGCGCCGTGGCGCTCTACTTCTACAACGATATGACGGTCGGCAGAGGCAGGAAGAGGATGGGGAGTCACAGCATCAGCGGTTTGCTACCGTCCATCCCGACCGTTGAAGCCAAGGAGAAG GCCCGTCTGTTTGATTTTGAGGATGGAGACGTGTACATGTCGTCCCATGAGCATCGCTTCCGCATGTTTAGCTCTGTAGAGTATGATGGGCAGCTGTACATGACTCCACAGAACTTCATCGAGTCGGTCACCATGAACGAACCTCGAA TCAAGAGGCCCTGGAGGTCCCTGGCCAAACAG GAGCTGGAAAAGGTTTTGTCAGAAACTCCCCCAGTGTGGAGAGGGTCCTCCAAACTGTTCCGCAACCTGAGAGAACGAG GCATCATCTCATACACAGAGTACCTGTTCCTGCTCTGCATCCTGACAA AGCCCCATGCTGGCTTCAAGATTGCTTTCAATATGTTTGATCAGACGGCAACAGGGGGATGCAAGAGGGAGTTCTTGGTG CTTCAGGAGATCTTCCGGaagaaaaatgagaagaaagggagaaaagGAGATGCTGAGAAGTCGGCACAGTTG AGTATGCAGCTCTATGGATATCAGGTTGCCCCCATGAACAGC GTgctaaaaaaagacagtcaggAGTTTGTGGCGCGGAGTTACTGGGACGTTCTGAGGCGAAGCGCCAGTCAAGTCCTCTTTTCTGACCTGGCGGAG CGTACAGATGAGAGTATCACAATTGACACCAccctgttggtccatttctttggGAAGAAAGGGAAGGCAGAGCTCACATTTGATGACTTCTACAG GTTTATGGATAACCTTCAAACAGAGGTGCTGGAAATTGAGTTTCTGACCTACTCTAAAGGGATGACCACCATCAGTGAGGAAGACTTTGCCAAAATCCTGCTTCGCTTCACCAATGTGGAGAACATCAGTGCCTACCTGGAGAATGTCCGCCAGTGTATACCTGACGAGaag GGAATCACCTTTGATGAGTTCAGATCATTCTTCCAGTTTCTCAACAACCTTGAGGACTTTGCCATTGCAATGCAGATGTACAATTTTGCTTCTCGCTCCATTGGACAAG ATGAGTTTGCTCGAGCGGTGTATGTCGCCACTGGGCTGAAGCTGACACGTCACCTTGTACACACCATCTTCAAGATCTTTGACGTGGATCATGATGACCAGCTCTCCTACAAGGAGTTCATTGGAATAATGAAGGATCGGCTGCACAGGGGAGGCAGG GGTTATAAATCTCTGGAGCGTGCCACGTCTTTTAGATCCTGTCTGAAGAGGGAGCTGGCAGGCAG CAGGTGA
- the LOC116698320 gene encoding calcium uptake protein 3, mitochondrial isoform X2 has protein sequence MAAFRRVAALAGKLNLLSAARNELVGGQTARGGRTRRCLAVGMCLATGGAVALYFYNDMTVGRGRKRMGSHSISGLLPSIPTVEAKEKARLFDFEDGDVYMSSHEHRFRMFSSVEYDGQLYMTPQNFIESVTMNEPRIKRPWRSLAKQELEKVLSETPPVWRGSSKLFRNLRERGIISYTEYLFLLCILTKPHAGFKIAFNMFDQTATGGCKREFLVLQEIFRKKNEKKGRKGDAEKSAQLSMQLYGYQVAPMNSVLKKDSQEFVARSYWDVLRRSASQVLFSDLAEDFTLERTDESITIDTTLLVHFFGKKGKAELTFDDFYRFMDNLQTEVLEIEFLTYSKGMTTISEEDFAKILLRFTNVENISAYLENVRQCIPDEKQEGITFDEFRSFFQFLNNLEDFAIAMQMYNFASRSIGQDEFARAVYVATGLKLTRHLVHTIFKIFDVDHDDQLSYKEFIGIMKDRLHRGGRGYKSLERATSFRSCLKRELAGSR, from the exons ATGGCCGCGTTCCGCAGAGTGGCAGCGCTGGCCGGTAAGCTGAACCTCTTGTCGGCAGCGAGAAACGAGCTCGTTGGTGGTCAAACGGCCAGGGGAGGAAGAACACGGAGGTGTCTGGCTGTCGGGATGTGTCTTGCAACGGGAGGCGCCGTGGCGCTCTACTTCTACAACGATATGACGGTCGGCAGAGGCAGGAAGAGGATGGGGAGTCACAGCATCAGCGGTTTGCTACCGTCCATCCCGACCGTTGAAGCCAAGGAGAAG GCCCGTCTGTTTGATTTTGAGGATGGAGACGTGTACATGTCGTCCCATGAGCATCGCTTCCGCATGTTTAGCTCTGTAGAGTATGATGGGCAGCTGTACATGACTCCACAGAACTTCATCGAGTCGGTCACCATGAACGAACCTCGAA TCAAGAGGCCCTGGAGGTCCCTGGCCAAACAG GAGCTGGAAAAGGTTTTGTCAGAAACTCCCCCAGTGTGGAGAGGGTCCTCCAAACTGTTCCGCAACCTGAGAGAACGAG GCATCATCTCATACACAGAGTACCTGTTCCTGCTCTGCATCCTGACAA AGCCCCATGCTGGCTTCAAGATTGCTTTCAATATGTTTGATCAGACGGCAACAGGGGGATGCAAGAGGGAGTTCTTGGTG CTTCAGGAGATCTTCCGGaagaaaaatgagaagaaagggagaaaagGAGATGCTGAGAAGTCGGCACAGTTG AGTATGCAGCTCTATGGATATCAGGTTGCCCCCATGAACAGC GTgctaaaaaaagacagtcaggAGTTTGTGGCGCGGAGTTACTGGGACGTTCTGAGGCGAAGCGCCAGTCAAGTCCTCTTTTCTGACCTGGCGGAG GATTTTACTCTCGAG CGTACAGATGAGAGTATCACAATTGACACCAccctgttggtccatttctttggGAAGAAAGGGAAGGCAGAGCTCACATTTGATGACTTCTACAG GTTTATGGATAACCTTCAAACAGAGGTGCTGGAAATTGAGTTTCTGACCTACTCTAAAGGGATGACCACCATCAGTGAGGAAGACTTTGCCAAAATCCTGCTTCGCTTCACCAATGTGGAGAACATCAGTGCCTACCTGGAGAATGTCCGCCAGTGTATACCTGACGAGaag CAGGAG GGAATCACCTTTGATGAGTTCAGATCATTCTTCCAGTTTCTCAACAACCTTGAGGACTTTGCCATTGCAATGCAGATGTACAATTTTGCTTCTCGCTCCATTGGACAAG ATGAGTTTGCTCGAGCGGTGTATGTCGCCACTGGGCTGAAGCTGACACGTCACCTTGTACACACCATCTTCAAGATCTTTGACGTGGATCATGATGACCAGCTCTCCTACAAGGAGTTCATTGGAATAATGAAGGATCGGCTGCACAGGGGAGGCAGG GGTTATAAATCTCTGGAGCGTGCCACGTCTTTTAGATCCTGTCTGAAGAGGGAGCTGGCAGGCAG CAGGTGA
- the LOC116698320 gene encoding calcium uptake protein 3, mitochondrial isoform X6, translated as MAAFRRVAALAGKLNLLSAARNELVGGQTARGGRTRRCLAVGMCLATGGAVALYFYNDMTVGRGRKRMGSHSISGLLPSIPTVEAKEKARLFDFEDGDVYMSSHEHRFRMFSSVEYDGQLYMTPQNFIESVTMNEPRIKRPWRSLAKQELEKVLSETPPVWRGSSKLFRNLRERGIISYTEYLFLLCILTKPHAGFKIAFNMFDQTATGGCKREFLVLQEIFRKKNEKKGRKGDAEKSAQLSMQLYGYQVAPMNSVLKKDSQEFVARSYWDVLRRSASQVLFSDLAERTDESITIDTTLLVHFFGKKGKAELTFDDFYRFMDNLQTEVLEIEFLTYSKGMTTISEEDFAKILLRFTNVENISAYLENVRQCIPDEKGITFDEFRSFFQFLNNLEDFAIAMQMYNFASRSIGQDEFARAVYVATGLKLTRHLVHTIFKIFDVDHDDQLSYKEFIGIMKDRLHRGGRGYKSLERATSFRSCLKRELAGR; from the exons ATGGCCGCGTTCCGCAGAGTGGCAGCGCTGGCCGGTAAGCTGAACCTCTTGTCGGCAGCGAGAAACGAGCTCGTTGGTGGTCAAACGGCCAGGGGAGGAAGAACACGGAGGTGTCTGGCTGTCGGGATGTGTCTTGCAACGGGAGGCGCCGTGGCGCTCTACTTCTACAACGATATGACGGTCGGCAGAGGCAGGAAGAGGATGGGGAGTCACAGCATCAGCGGTTTGCTACCGTCCATCCCGACCGTTGAAGCCAAGGAGAAG GCCCGTCTGTTTGATTTTGAGGATGGAGACGTGTACATGTCGTCCCATGAGCATCGCTTCCGCATGTTTAGCTCTGTAGAGTATGATGGGCAGCTGTACATGACTCCACAGAACTTCATCGAGTCGGTCACCATGAACGAACCTCGAA TCAAGAGGCCCTGGAGGTCCCTGGCCAAACAG GAGCTGGAAAAGGTTTTGTCAGAAACTCCCCCAGTGTGGAGAGGGTCCTCCAAACTGTTCCGCAACCTGAGAGAACGAG GCATCATCTCATACACAGAGTACCTGTTCCTGCTCTGCATCCTGACAA AGCCCCATGCTGGCTTCAAGATTGCTTTCAATATGTTTGATCAGACGGCAACAGGGGGATGCAAGAGGGAGTTCTTGGTG CTTCAGGAGATCTTCCGGaagaaaaatgagaagaaagggagaaaagGAGATGCTGAGAAGTCGGCACAGTTG AGTATGCAGCTCTATGGATATCAGGTTGCCCCCATGAACAGC GTgctaaaaaaagacagtcaggAGTTTGTGGCGCGGAGTTACTGGGACGTTCTGAGGCGAAGCGCCAGTCAAGTCCTCTTTTCTGACCTGGCGGAG CGTACAGATGAGAGTATCACAATTGACACCAccctgttggtccatttctttggGAAGAAAGGGAAGGCAGAGCTCACATTTGATGACTTCTACAG GTTTATGGATAACCTTCAAACAGAGGTGCTGGAAATTGAGTTTCTGACCTACTCTAAAGGGATGACCACCATCAGTGAGGAAGACTTTGCCAAAATCCTGCTTCGCTTCACCAATGTGGAGAACATCAGTGCCTACCTGGAGAATGTCCGCCAGTGTATACCTGACGAGaag GGAATCACCTTTGATGAGTTCAGATCATTCTTCCAGTTTCTCAACAACCTTGAGGACTTTGCCATTGCAATGCAGATGTACAATTTTGCTTCTCGCTCCATTGGACAAG ATGAGTTTGCTCGAGCGGTGTATGTCGCCACTGGGCTGAAGCTGACACGTCACCTTGTACACACCATCTTCAAGATCTTTGACGTGGATCATGATGACCAGCTCTCCTACAAGGAGTTCATTGGAATAATGAAGGATCGGCTGCACAGGGGAGGCAGG GGTTATAAATCTCTGGAGCGTGCCACGTCTTTTAGATCCTGTCTGAAGAGGGAGCTGGCAGGCAGATAA
- the LOC116698320 gene encoding calcium uptake protein 3, mitochondrial isoform X9, protein MAAFRRVAALAGKLNLLSAARNELVGGQTARGGRTRRCLAVGMCLATGGAVALYFYNDMTVGRGRKRMGSHSISGLLPSIPTVEAKEKARLFDFEDGDVYMSSHEHRFRMFSSVEYDGQLYMTPQNFIESVTMNEPRIKRPWRSLAKQELEKVLSETPPVWRGSSKLFRNLRERGIISYTEYLFLLCILTKPHAGFKIAFNMFDQTATGGCKREFLVLQEIFRKKNEKKGRKGDAEKSAQLVLKKDSQEFVARSYWDVLRRSASQVLFSDLAERTDESITIDTTLLVHFFGKKGKAELTFDDFYRFMDNLQTEVLEIEFLTYSKGMTTISEEDFAKILLRFTNVENISAYLENVRQCIPDEKGITFDEFRSFFQFLNNLEDFAIAMQMYNFASRSIGQDEFARAVYVATGLKLTRHLVHTIFKIFDVDHDDQLSYKEFIGIMKDRLHRGGRGYKSLERATSFRSCLKRELAGR, encoded by the exons ATGGCCGCGTTCCGCAGAGTGGCAGCGCTGGCCGGTAAGCTGAACCTCTTGTCGGCAGCGAGAAACGAGCTCGTTGGTGGTCAAACGGCCAGGGGAGGAAGAACACGGAGGTGTCTGGCTGTCGGGATGTGTCTTGCAACGGGAGGCGCCGTGGCGCTCTACTTCTACAACGATATGACGGTCGGCAGAGGCAGGAAGAGGATGGGGAGTCACAGCATCAGCGGTTTGCTACCGTCCATCCCGACCGTTGAAGCCAAGGAGAAG GCCCGTCTGTTTGATTTTGAGGATGGAGACGTGTACATGTCGTCCCATGAGCATCGCTTCCGCATGTTTAGCTCTGTAGAGTATGATGGGCAGCTGTACATGACTCCACAGAACTTCATCGAGTCGGTCACCATGAACGAACCTCGAA TCAAGAGGCCCTGGAGGTCCCTGGCCAAACAG GAGCTGGAAAAGGTTTTGTCAGAAACTCCCCCAGTGTGGAGAGGGTCCTCCAAACTGTTCCGCAACCTGAGAGAACGAG GCATCATCTCATACACAGAGTACCTGTTCCTGCTCTGCATCCTGACAA AGCCCCATGCTGGCTTCAAGATTGCTTTCAATATGTTTGATCAGACGGCAACAGGGGGATGCAAGAGGGAGTTCTTGGTG CTTCAGGAGATCTTCCGGaagaaaaatgagaagaaagggagaaaagGAGATGCTGAGAAGTCGGCACAGTTG GTgctaaaaaaagacagtcaggAGTTTGTGGCGCGGAGTTACTGGGACGTTCTGAGGCGAAGCGCCAGTCAAGTCCTCTTTTCTGACCTGGCGGAG CGTACAGATGAGAGTATCACAATTGACACCAccctgttggtccatttctttggGAAGAAAGGGAAGGCAGAGCTCACATTTGATGACTTCTACAG GTTTATGGATAACCTTCAAACAGAGGTGCTGGAAATTGAGTTTCTGACCTACTCTAAAGGGATGACCACCATCAGTGAGGAAGACTTTGCCAAAATCCTGCTTCGCTTCACCAATGTGGAGAACATCAGTGCCTACCTGGAGAATGTCCGCCAGTGTATACCTGACGAGaag GGAATCACCTTTGATGAGTTCAGATCATTCTTCCAGTTTCTCAACAACCTTGAGGACTTTGCCATTGCAATGCAGATGTACAATTTTGCTTCTCGCTCCATTGGACAAG ATGAGTTTGCTCGAGCGGTGTATGTCGCCACTGGGCTGAAGCTGACACGTCACCTTGTACACACCATCTTCAAGATCTTTGACGTGGATCATGATGACCAGCTCTCCTACAAGGAGTTCATTGGAATAATGAAGGATCGGCTGCACAGGGGAGGCAGG GGTTATAAATCTCTGGAGCGTGCCACGTCTTTTAGATCCTGTCTGAAGAGGGAGCTGGCAGGCAGATAA
- the LOC116698320 gene encoding calcium uptake protein 3, mitochondrial isoform X3 has protein sequence MAAFRRVAALAGKLNLLSAARNELVGGQTARGGRTRRCLAVGMCLATGGAVALYFYNDMTVGRGRKRMGSHSISGLLPSIPTVEAKEKARLFDFEDGDVYMSSHEHRFRMFSSVEYDGQLYMTPQNFIESVTMNEPRIKRPWRSLAKQELEKVLSETPPVWRGSSKLFRNLRERGIISYTEYLFLLCILTKPHAGFKIAFNMFDQTATGGCKREFLVLQEIFRKKNEKKGRKGDAEKSAQLSMQLYGYQVAPMNSVLKKDSQEFVARSYWDVLRRSASQVLFSDLAEDFTLERTDESITIDTTLLVHFFGKKGKAELTFDDFYRFMDNLQTEVLEIEFLTYSKGMTTISEEDFAKILLRFTNVENISAYLENVRQCIPDEKGITFDEFRSFFQFLNNLEDFAIAMQMYNFASRSIGQDEFARAVYVATGLKLTRHLVHTIFKIFDVDHDDQLSYKEFIGIMKDRLHRGGRGYKSLERATSFRSCLKRELAGSR, from the exons ATGGCCGCGTTCCGCAGAGTGGCAGCGCTGGCCGGTAAGCTGAACCTCTTGTCGGCAGCGAGAAACGAGCTCGTTGGTGGTCAAACGGCCAGGGGAGGAAGAACACGGAGGTGTCTGGCTGTCGGGATGTGTCTTGCAACGGGAGGCGCCGTGGCGCTCTACTTCTACAACGATATGACGGTCGGCAGAGGCAGGAAGAGGATGGGGAGTCACAGCATCAGCGGTTTGCTACCGTCCATCCCGACCGTTGAAGCCAAGGAGAAG GCCCGTCTGTTTGATTTTGAGGATGGAGACGTGTACATGTCGTCCCATGAGCATCGCTTCCGCATGTTTAGCTCTGTAGAGTATGATGGGCAGCTGTACATGACTCCACAGAACTTCATCGAGTCGGTCACCATGAACGAACCTCGAA TCAAGAGGCCCTGGAGGTCCCTGGCCAAACAG GAGCTGGAAAAGGTTTTGTCAGAAACTCCCCCAGTGTGGAGAGGGTCCTCCAAACTGTTCCGCAACCTGAGAGAACGAG GCATCATCTCATACACAGAGTACCTGTTCCTGCTCTGCATCCTGACAA AGCCCCATGCTGGCTTCAAGATTGCTTTCAATATGTTTGATCAGACGGCAACAGGGGGATGCAAGAGGGAGTTCTTGGTG CTTCAGGAGATCTTCCGGaagaaaaatgagaagaaagggagaaaagGAGATGCTGAGAAGTCGGCACAGTTG AGTATGCAGCTCTATGGATATCAGGTTGCCCCCATGAACAGC GTgctaaaaaaagacagtcaggAGTTTGTGGCGCGGAGTTACTGGGACGTTCTGAGGCGAAGCGCCAGTCAAGTCCTCTTTTCTGACCTGGCGGAG GATTTTACTCTCGAG CGTACAGATGAGAGTATCACAATTGACACCAccctgttggtccatttctttggGAAGAAAGGGAAGGCAGAGCTCACATTTGATGACTTCTACAG GTTTATGGATAACCTTCAAACAGAGGTGCTGGAAATTGAGTTTCTGACCTACTCTAAAGGGATGACCACCATCAGTGAGGAAGACTTTGCCAAAATCCTGCTTCGCTTCACCAATGTGGAGAACATCAGTGCCTACCTGGAGAATGTCCGCCAGTGTATACCTGACGAGaag GGAATCACCTTTGATGAGTTCAGATCATTCTTCCAGTTTCTCAACAACCTTGAGGACTTTGCCATTGCAATGCAGATGTACAATTTTGCTTCTCGCTCCATTGGACAAG ATGAGTTTGCTCGAGCGGTGTATGTCGCCACTGGGCTGAAGCTGACACGTCACCTTGTACACACCATCTTCAAGATCTTTGACGTGGATCATGATGACCAGCTCTCCTACAAGGAGTTCATTGGAATAATGAAGGATCGGCTGCACAGGGGAGGCAGG GGTTATAAATCTCTGGAGCGTGCCACGTCTTTTAGATCCTGTCTGAAGAGGGAGCTGGCAGGCAG CAGGTGA